From the Desulfosarcina sp. BuS5 genome, one window contains:
- a CDS encoding helix-turn-helix domain-containing protein has translation MPPLRERKTDILLLADHFLEKYAKENFRETRRFSTPAIDMLMAYHWPGNVRELENCIERAVLLCGEEGVIHTYHLPPTLQAGSETNTLTSLTLDAAVAALEKDMVIDALKNTRGNATLAAQMLKTTVRKFNYKSKKNMINYRDYR, from the coding sequence CTCAGAGAGCGCAAGACTGATATCCTTCTTCTTGCAGACCATTTCCTGGAAAAATACGCCAAGGAAAATTTTAGGGAAACTCGAAGATTTTCAACTCCCGCCATAGATATGCTCATGGCTTATCATTGGCCCGGGAATGTCAGAGAGCTTGAAAACTGCATTGAACGTGCGGTGTTGTTGTGTGGTGAAGAGGGCGTAATACATACCTATCACCTGCCTCCGACCCTTCAGGCAGGTTCAGAGACTAATACATTGACGTCCCTCACTCTTGATGCTGCTGTAGCTGCCCTGGAAAAAGATATGGTAATTGATGCTCTCAAGAATACACGCGGAAATGCAACCTTGGCAGCTCAGATGCTGAAAACCACGGTTAGAAAATTTAATTACAAGTCCAAAAAAAATATGATCAACTACCGTGATTACCGATAA
- a CDS encoding septal ring lytic transglycosylase RlpA family protein, which translates to MEPVSRPARQLPAPVGKKKPYIKSYTKFYRIGSNWYQPLAHARGFTQIGKASWYGKKFHGRKTASGEIYNMHAISAAHKTLPLGTWVSVSNLDNNKKINVRINDRGPFVKGRIIDLSYAAAKKIGIVGPGTARVRIVALGQERQQNAATIESGSGFVPLDYYKGNFTLQIGAFSDLNNAEKLKKELDPIYKNVHVTLFDTGDSTIYRVRAGKCATLEQAAKYEDILIKQGFHDVFTIAE; encoded by the coding sequence GTGGAACCTGTCAGTAGACCCGCCCGTCAGCTTCCTGCACCAGTCGGCAAAAAAAAACCTTATATCAAATCTTATACCAAATTTTATAGAATAGGCTCCAACTGGTACCAGCCATTAGCTCATGCCCGCGGCTTTACCCAGATCGGGAAAGCATCCTGGTATGGGAAAAAATTTCATGGCAGGAAAACCGCAAGCGGAGAGATCTATAACATGCATGCAATTTCAGCAGCGCATAAAACACTTCCCCTGGGTACCTGGGTCAGTGTGTCTAACCTGGACAATAATAAAAAGATAAATGTAAGGATCAATGATCGCGGGCCTTTTGTTAAAGGGAGAATAATAGATCTTTCATACGCTGCCGCAAAAAAAATAGGGATAGTAGGGCCAGGGACTGCACGCGTAAGGATAGTTGCGCTCGGGCAGGAACGACAACAGAATGCCGCAACAATTGAATCCGGATCTGGTTTTGTTCCGCTGGACTATTACAAGGGCAACTTTACCCTGCAGATCGGAGCATTCAGCGATTTAAACAATGCTGAAAAATTAAAAAAAGAGCTGGATCCAATTTACAAAAATGTTCACGTCACTCTATTTGACACTGGAGATAGTACCATTTACAGGGTGAGAGCGGGGAAATGCGCCACCCTGGAGCAGGCCGCAAAATATGAAGATATACTTATAAAGCAAGGCTTCCATGATGTGTTTACTATTGCGGAATAA
- the lon gene encoding endopeptidase La, giving the protein MTEPSQAMDFGTEKIPDNLSILPLFDTVLFPKMVLPFVVMQENSLRLIDDAMSKDRIIGFIASKQPIDSKTESESKDDLYDVGTSALILKMAKIENNKAQLLVQGLGRFRIKEYNQTEPYLLANVVHIEDEKKTGKEIEALTTNISGLFTKIVQLSPGLPQELGVMAQSVQEAGVFADMVASIINSTRDEKQKILEIYDIKDRLKEVTRLVNHQLEILELGNKIQTQVKGDMDKSQREYYLRQQLKAIKEELGEKDASSVEIDEYRAKIEEIKLPEIALKEAERELNRLGRMHPSSSEYTVASTYLDWITSLPWNSSTADNLDLDKAKKILEEDHFGLEKPKKRVIEYLAVRKLKPESKGPILCFSGPPGTGKTSLGRSIARALGRKFIRISLGGVRDEAEIRGHRRTYVGALPGRIIQGIRRAESNNPVFMLDEIDKVGSDFRGDPSSALLEVLDPEQNFSFSDHYLDVPFDLSKVMFVTTANILDTIPSALLDRMEVLQLSGYTLDEKIKIANKYLIPRQREAHGLKAGHIKFTKGAVKDIISAYTREAGLRNLEREIATICRGVAVLVAQEKVEAVTVKKQDIFEYLGPVRFSTEERSRVSTPGVALGLAWTQAGGTLLFIEATAMKGKKALTLTGQLGDVMKESASAALSFIRTHAKRLGIDEDFFEKHDIHIHVPAGAIPKDGPSAGVTMLTAMVSMMTNKPIRKNLAMTGEITLRGKVLPVGGIKEKVLAAHRSGIKTIILPAWNKKDMDDIPKKVQNDIEFVFAEKMIDVLKVALAKQ; this is encoded by the coding sequence ATGACAGAGCCTAGCCAGGCCATGGACTTCGGCACTGAAAAAATTCCTGACAACCTTTCTATCCTTCCATTGTTTGATACAGTTCTTTTTCCAAAAATGGTTTTGCCTTTTGTGGTAATGCAGGAAAATTCTCTCAGGCTTATTGATGATGCAATGTCAAAAGATCGTATTATCGGATTTATTGCATCCAAACAGCCGATTGATTCAAAAACCGAATCAGAATCAAAGGATGATCTTTATGACGTAGGCACAAGCGCTCTTATATTGAAAATGGCAAAAATAGAAAACAACAAGGCTCAATTGCTTGTTCAGGGGCTGGGAAGGTTCAGGATTAAAGAATATAACCAAACAGAGCCTTATCTTCTTGCCAATGTGGTCCATATTGAGGATGAAAAAAAGACAGGCAAGGAGATTGAAGCTTTAACAACTAATATTTCGGGTCTCTTCACAAAGATTGTTCAACTATCCCCCGGCCTGCCCCAGGAACTTGGCGTAATGGCACAATCAGTTCAGGAAGCGGGCGTCTTTGCGGATATGGTTGCTTCCATAATAAATTCAACCAGGGATGAAAAACAGAAAATTCTGGAAATCTATGATATAAAAGATCGGTTAAAGGAGGTTACCCGCCTTGTTAATCACCAGCTGGAGATCCTGGAACTGGGCAACAAGATCCAGACCCAGGTAAAGGGCGATATGGACAAGAGCCAAAGGGAATATTATCTGCGGCAGCAGCTTAAAGCTATAAAAGAGGAACTCGGCGAAAAGGATGCATCCTCTGTGGAAATTGATGAATACAGAGCTAAAATTGAGGAAATCAAACTTCCGGAAATTGCTTTGAAAGAAGCGGAGCGGGAACTCAACCGACTTGGCCGCATGCATCCCTCTTCATCCGAATATACGGTTGCCTCTACTTATCTTGACTGGATTACAAGTTTGCCATGGAATAGCAGCACTGCAGATAATCTTGATCTTGATAAGGCGAAAAAAATTCTGGAAGAGGATCATTTTGGTCTTGAAAAACCGAAAAAAAGAGTTATCGAATATTTAGCCGTGCGCAAATTAAAACCTGAATCGAAGGGGCCGATTTTATGCTTTTCCGGCCCTCCGGGCACCGGTAAAACATCTTTGGGACGTTCCATTGCAAGAGCGCTGGGGCGCAAATTTATACGCATATCGCTGGGCGGGGTCAGGGATGAGGCTGAAATAAGGGGCCACCGGCGTACTTATGTGGGAGCGCTGCCCGGCAGGATTATACAGGGAATAAGAAGGGCTGAATCGAACAATCCTGTTTTTATGCTGGATGAAATTGATAAAGTAGGCAGCGATTTCCGGGGCGATCCATCATCCGCCCTGCTTGAGGTGCTGGACCCGGAACAAAACTTCTCCTTTTCGGATCATTACCTTGATGTTCCGTTTGATCTGTCCAAGGTAATGTTTGTCACAACCGCCAATATTCTTGACACCATTCCTTCCGCTTTGCTGGACAGGATGGAAGTATTGCAGCTTTCCGGTTATACCCTGGATGAAAAGATCAAAATAGCAAATAAATATCTCATACCGCGCCAGAGAGAAGCCCATGGGCTGAAAGCCGGACATATAAAATTTACAAAGGGGGCTGTTAAGGATATAATTTCAGCTTATACCCGGGAAGCCGGATTAAGAAACCTGGAAAGAGAAATCGCAACTATATGCCGCGGGGTTGCAGTATTGGTAGCCCAGGAGAAAGTAGAAGCTGTAACGGTTAAAAAGCAGGATATTTTTGAATATCTTGGCCCTGTCCGCTTTTCTACCGAGGAACGTTCCCGAGTCTCAACTCCGGGTGTGGCCTTGGGCCTGGCCTGGACACAGGCCGGAGGGACATTGCTCTTTATCGAGGCTACGGCCATGAAGGGAAAAAAAGCGCTCACCCTGACCGGACAACTTGGTGATGTTATGAAGGAATCCGCTTCAGCCGCTTTGAGTTTTATAAGAACACATGCAAAACGTCTTGGAATTGATGAAGATTTTTTTGAAAAACATGATATACATATCCATGTTCCTGCCGGAGCGATTCCAAAAGACGGGCCTTCGGCCGGAGTAACCATGTTGACTGCAATGGTCTCCATGATGACCAACAAACCAATTAGGAAAAATTTAGCAATGACAGGTGAAATTACCCTTAGAGGGAAGGTCCTTCCGGTTGGTGGTATCAAGGAAAAGGTTCTGGCAGCTCACAGATCAGGAATTAAAACAATTATTTTACCTGCATGGAACAAAAAAGATATGGACGATATACCCAAAAAGGTACAGAACGATATTGAGTTTGTCTTTGCTGAAAAGATGATTGATGTTTTGAAAGTTGCCCTTGCTAAACAATAA
- a CDS encoding Hsp20/alpha crystallin family protein: protein MMDYIKIRFTRDFERTGSNFERTIEEMLRSLNPVFTLSERLWKPQMDIYETGDEIIVLAEIAGVNKEDLEVEISSKAIKISGERAVTQRIDGAVYRLAEIQYGKFERLLFLPALIDPETVSASYLNGMLQIRLSKISMDKTQKITISDE, encoded by the coding sequence ATGATGGATTATATCAAAATAAGGTTTACCAGAGATTTTGAGCGGACAGGGTCGAATTTTGAAAGAACAATAGAAGAAATGCTTCGATCCTTAAACCCGGTTTTTACCCTTTCCGAGCGTTTATGGAAACCTCAAATGGATATTTACGAAACCGGCGATGAGATAATAGTGCTGGCTGAAATTGCAGGGGTTAATAAGGAAGATCTGGAGGTAGAGATCAGCAGCAAGGCTATTAAAATTTCAGGTGAGCGTGCTGTTACCCAGCGTATTGATGGTGCGGTTTACCGGCTTGCAGAAATTCAATATGGAAAGTTTGAGCGTCTGCTTTTTCTTCCGGCTCTTATAGATCCCGAGACAGTATCGGCATCATATTTAAACGGTATGCTGCAGATCAGATTATCCAAGATTTCTATGGACAAGACTCAAAAAATTACAATATCAGACGAATAA
- a CDS encoding TetR/AcrR family transcriptional regulator, translating into MSKKEAIIQAATYLFSRKGFKDTRMVEISTLTGAAEGTIFYHFKNKEELFLYILEKFKKDITDEFELYIRENEFKNGLDTIEKAVAFYLDLAGTMEDRFLLLHRHDAYELAEANPVCRGYLDTIYTCLLNIFERAVLRGQKDGSIRDMPAKKASLIVLSMVDGLVRLNTYNLYHADALYGELIESVRRMLQKS; encoded by the coding sequence ATGTCTAAAAAAGAAGCTATTATTCAGGCCGCAACATACCTTTTCTCCCGCAAAGGATTCAAGGATACACGCATGGTTGAGATTTCAACACTGACAGGGGCGGCTGAAGGTACAATTTTTTATCATTTCAAAAACAAGGAAGAACTTTTCCTGTATATTCTTGAAAAATTTAAAAAAGATATTACAGATGAATTCGAGCTGTACATTAGAGAGAATGAATTCAAAAACGGCCTTGACACGATAGAAAAGGCAGTAGCTTTTTATCTTGATTTAGCCGGCACCATGGAGGACAGATTTCTTCTTCTTCACCGGCATGATGCTTATGAGCTTGCGGAGGCAAATCCGGTCTGCAGGGGTTATCTTGACACTATTTATACGTGTTTATTAAATATCTTTGAACGTGCCGTGCTGCGCGGTCAAAAAGATGGATCCATCCGTGATATGCCCGCCAAAAAAGCTTCATTAATAGTCCTCAGTATGGTCGATGGTCTTGTGCGCTTGAACACATATAACCTTTATCATGCTGACGCTCTTTATGGGGAATTAATTGAGTCAGTGAGAAGGATGCTGCAAAAGAGTTAA
- a CDS encoding SulP family inorganic anion transporter yields MLNKIFPFLGWFKNYGSDSLRIDALSGLTVALVLIPQSMAYAQLAGLPPYYGLYASFLPPMLASLFGSSRQLATGPVAVVSLMTAASLEPLATAGSEGYIAYAILLAFMVGAFQFILGVCKLGLIVNFLSHPVVNGFTNAAAIIIASSQLSKMFGCYVDKAEHHYETIWRVCQAAFHYTHWPTLLLGLLAFGIMYGLRKISPKIPNVLVAVVVTILISWAIGFEHNLVVDIKDIEFLDARALIADFNKNVDTATKLANERSKVNFALDQAGKSHDIIALLDAEHNFKVLNENINIFKKKIHHCRKVIRGLLFEGVEQPDGSIKFYSKGTLPPGVKGDGREWRIKVGNSSLDPDKLLITGGGAVIGVIPKGLPELTVPELDFKIILHLLPFTAIISLLGFMEAISIAKAMAAKTGQRLDPNQELIGQGIANIIGSVGKSYPVSGSFSRSAVNLQAGAVSGLSNVFASIAVIIVLLFFTPLLYNLPQSVLAAVIMMAVIGLVNISGFIHAWKVQWYDGAISIISFICTLMFAPHLEKGIEIGVALSLLVFLFKSMRPTLSSLSRAPDKSLRDYIEHGLEECEFVAMIRFEGPLFFASASHIEDQAMELLRRKKKLKHIILVSNGISDIDASGEDTLSLFIDNVRSSGIDISFSGVNETVMKIMKRTHLLAKIGEDHIYPTMENALNIIHSQAHKDEWEDTCPLMNVSCLTD; encoded by the coding sequence ATGCTCAATAAAATTTTCCCTTTTCTTGGCTGGTTTAAAAATTACGGCTCTGACAGCCTGAGAATAGATGCTCTTTCAGGACTTACAGTGGCCCTGGTCTTAATCCCCCAATCCATGGCTTACGCGCAATTGGCGGGATTGCCGCCATATTACGGTCTCTATGCATCGTTTCTGCCGCCCATGCTGGCATCATTGTTCGGTTCAAGCCGCCAACTGGCTACAGGACCGGTAGCTGTAGTTTCACTCATGACGGCCGCCTCTCTTGAGCCCCTGGCTACTGCAGGAAGTGAAGGATATATAGCTTATGCTATTTTGCTGGCCTTTATGGTCGGCGCCTTCCAGTTTATTCTTGGCGTATGCAAGCTGGGCCTTATTGTTAATTTTCTTTCCCATCCTGTTGTTAATGGATTTACAAACGCGGCCGCCATTATTATTGCCTCATCCCAATTGTCAAAAATGTTCGGTTGTTATGTTGACAAGGCTGAACACCACTATGAAACGATATGGCGAGTCTGCCAGGCAGCCTTTCATTATACCCACTGGCCTACTTTGCTATTAGGCCTGCTGGCTTTTGGTATTATGTATGGCCTGCGTAAAATATCGCCCAAAATACCTAATGTCCTCGTAGCGGTAGTGGTAACCATACTTATCTCATGGGCAATCGGTTTTGAACATAACCTGGTTGTAGATATCAAAGATATAGAATTTCTGGATGCCCGGGCGCTGATTGCGGATTTTAATAAAAACGTAGATACTGCAACTAAGCTTGCCAATGAGCGATCCAAGGTTAATTTTGCACTGGATCAAGCCGGCAAATCCCACGATATAATAGCCTTGCTCGATGCTGAACATAATTTTAAAGTGCTTAATGAAAATATAAATATTTTTAAAAAAAAAATACACCATTGCCGTAAAGTTATCAGGGGTTTATTATTTGAGGGCGTAGAACAGCCTGATGGTTCCATAAAATTTTATTCCAAAGGAACACTTCCACCCGGCGTCAAGGGCGATGGCCGGGAATGGAGAATCAAGGTAGGCAACAGTAGTCTTGATCCGGACAAGCTGTTAATTACCGGTGGCGGCGCAGTGATAGGCGTGATCCCCAAGGGACTGCCCGAGTTAACCGTCCCTGAATTAGACTTTAAAATTATTTTACACCTCTTACCCTTTACAGCCATAATTTCACTGCTGGGTTTTATGGAGGCAATCTCTATTGCAAAGGCAATGGCTGCAAAAACAGGCCAAAGGCTCGACCCCAACCAGGAATTGATAGGTCAAGGTATCGCCAATATTATCGGTTCAGTTGGAAAGAGTTATCCTGTTTCAGGATCTTTTTCCAGATCTGCGGTCAACCTGCAGGCCGGGGCGGTATCCGGATTATCGAACGTCTTTGCAAGTATTGCTGTTATTATTGTGCTCCTGTTTTTTACCCCTTTACTCTATAATCTCCCGCAGTCGGTGCTGGCGGCTGTTATTATGATGGCGGTTATAGGACTTGTTAATATCTCCGGTTTTATTCATGCCTGGAAAGTTCAGTGGTACGACGGGGCTATTTCCATAATTTCATTTATCTGTACGCTTATGTTTGCGCCTCATTTAGAAAAAGGGATTGAAATCGGAGTTGCACTTTCTTTGCTCGTATTTTTATTCAAGAGCATGAGGCCGACTCTTTCCTCTCTTTCAAGGGCTCCGGATAAATCTCTACGGGATTACATTGAACACGGCCTCGAAGAATGCGAGTTTGTAGCCATGATTCGTTTTGAAGGTCCCCTTTTCTTTGCCAGCGCCAGCCATATCGAAGATCAGGCCATGGAACTTTTGCGCAGGAAGAAAAAACTTAAACATATAATACTTGTTTCCAACGGGATTAGTGATATTGACGCATCGGGTGAGGATACATTATCCTTGTTTATTGACAACGTAAGAAGCTCTGGTATAGATATTTCTTTTAGTGGTGTGAATGAGACGGTTATGAAGATTATGAAGCGCACCCACTTATTAGCTAAAATCGGCGAGGACCATATCTATCCGACCATGGAAAATGCTTTAAATATAATCCACTCCCAGGCTCACAAGGATGAGTGGGAAGATACATGTCCACTCATGAACGTATCTTGCTTGACTGATTAA
- a CDS encoding response regulator: protein MSNITIFSGSFCNEDAVAQEIISGSGFKLITDKDIVVRAAAGSGISEVKITKAFSSRPSIFNKFTHEKERSIAYLRLTIAEMLAEDNLLITGFTSQLVSQNISHILRVCLIADMQYRVSRAYEKDGLTKKEATTLIHKQDGNRGAWIDILFKIKDPWDPEIYDLVIPMDKTDVKNAAALIRDNAKKEALQHTDITKNAVADFLLAAKAEVALADEGHNVGVSAKNGIVTITINKHVLMLSRLEDELKSIAEKIPDVRSVKTEVGEGYYRTDSYRKYDFEMPSKVLLVDDEREFVQTLSERLLMRDMGSAVAYDGESALDLINDEEPEVMILDLKMPGIDGIEVLRRVKSTNPDVEVIILTGHGSEQDKKTCMDLGAFAYMHKPVDIELLSDTIKQANEKMRKNFNQRA, encoded by the coding sequence ATGTCTAATATTACGATATTCAGTGGCAGCTTTTGTAATGAAGACGCCGTAGCGCAAGAGATTATTTCAGGCAGCGGATTCAAATTGATTACCGATAAAGATATTGTTGTCCGCGCAGCAGCCGGCTCCGGCATATCCGAAGTTAAAATAACGAAGGCCTTTTCATCCAGGCCTTCCATCTTTAATAAATTCACCCACGAAAAGGAACGTTCCATTGCCTATCTCAGGCTGACCATAGCTGAAATGCTTGCAGAAGATAATCTGCTTATTACCGGATTCACGTCCCAGCTGGTTTCTCAAAATATCAGTCATATTTTAAGGGTTTGCCTTATTGCAGATATGCAATACAGGGTTTCCCGGGCATATGAAAAGGATGGGCTGACAAAAAAAGAAGCGACCACATTAATCCACAAGCAGGATGGCAACAGGGGCGCATGGATTGATATCCTGTTTAAAATCAAGGATCCATGGGATCCCGAAATTTATGATTTGGTAATCCCTATGGATAAAACAGATGTCAAGAATGCGGCAGCTCTTATCAGGGATAATGCAAAAAAAGAAGCCCTTCAGCATACTGATATAACAAAAAATGCTGTCGCGGATTTTCTTCTTGCAGCTAAAGCCGAAGTAGCTTTGGCTGATGAGGGGCATAATGTAGGTGTCAGCGCCAAGAACGGCATTGTCACAATTACGATTAACAAACACGTCCTGATGCTGAGCCGACTGGAGGATGAGCTTAAATCTATAGCCGAAAAAATCCCTGATGTTCGCTCTGTGAAAACAGAGGTTGGAGAGGGATATTACCGGACTGACAGCTACAGGAAATACGATTTCGAGATGCCCTCAAAAGTTCTGCTGGTTGACGACGAGAGAGAGTTTGTGCAGACCTTGTCCGAGCGTTTGCTCATGCGTGATATGGGTTCTGCTGTAGCATACGATGGCGAGTCAGCCCTCGACCTGATCAATGACGAAGAACCTGAAGTCATGATACTCGATCTCAAAATGCCCGGCATTGACGGAATTGAAGTGTTACGCAGGGTAAAATCAACAAATCCTGACGTAGAAGTCATCATCCTCACCGGCCACGGTTCAGAGCAAGATAAAAAAACTTGCATGGATCTGGGTGCCTTCGCATATATGCATAAACCTGTGGATATCGAACTATTGAGCGATACAATCAAACAGGCAAATGAAAAAATGCGGAAAAACTTTAACCAGCGCGCTTAG
- a CDS encoding sensor histidine kinase has protein sequence MLKPKFWDYHDTSPHKSEHRFNFRRIWCLTVLLIAGVSLVPLISITLIDYNVTEQSIESDIMLRTARLVSNTQRSISFFITERRSALDFIVRDNTFESLTDPARLAALLDNIKKGFSGFIDLGVITHGGRQKVYAGPYNLEGRNYSKQNWYQQVLDQGVYISDVFLGFRKIPHVVIAIKRILPDGSFYVFRATLDTKQYNNLLHNLEMAGQGDAFLINHAGILQTPSRLYGKVFQKISLPVPGYAPKTRVLEGRGTNGVPLIIGYRYISNSPFILMVVKQKKEVMETWLNTRMVLIWFLCISITIILIVTLSITTHLVNRIHLADTKRVMTLHQVEFTNRLASIGRLAAGVAHEINNPLAIINEKAGLIKDLFKIKKEYQNDEKIIGLIDSVLSSVKRAGTITKRLLNFARHMDVSIETINLKKVISDVLGFLGKEAEYRSITVNLHVADDIPLFTNDRGKLQQIFLNLINNAFAAMNDGGHLDILAKKKKDKYVEIKVSDDGCGIPESLRHLVFEPFFSTKQKKGTGLGLTITHRLVHEIGGKIALESVAGKGTTFTITLPLNTKKNED, from the coding sequence ATGTTAAAACCTAAATTCTGGGATTATCATGATACGTCGCCACATAAGTCAGAACACCGCTTCAATTTTCGACGAATCTGGTGCCTGACAGTGCTGCTTATTGCAGGAGTCTCCCTGGTACCCCTGATCTCTATAACACTGATTGACTACAACGTTACAGAGCAGTCGATTGAGTCCGATATCATGCTCCGCACGGCCAGGCTCGTATCCAATACACAGCGCAGTATTTCATTTTTCATAACTGAACGCCGATCCGCGTTGGATTTTATTGTTCGTGACAACACTTTTGAGTCTTTGACTGATCCTGCCAGGCTTGCTGCTCTGCTGGATAACATAAAGAAAGGATTCAGCGGGTTTATAGATCTGGGAGTTATCACCCATGGGGGAAGGCAAAAAGTTTATGCCGGTCCATACAATCTTGAAGGCCGCAATTACAGTAAACAGAATTGGTATCAACAGGTTTTGGACCAGGGTGTATATATAAGCGATGTATTCCTGGGATTCAGAAAAATACCACATGTCGTTATCGCAATAAAACGTATCCTGCCTGATGGCTCTTTTTATGTATTCCGCGCAACCCTTGATACGAAACAGTACAACAACCTTCTCCACAATCTTGAAATGGCCGGGCAGGGGGATGCATTTCTAATAAACCATGCCGGAATACTCCAGACCCCATCACGCTTATATGGAAAAGTTTTTCAGAAAATATCACTTCCTGTTCCTGGATATGCTCCTAAAACCAGGGTGCTGGAGGGAAGAGGCACCAATGGCGTGCCGCTGATTATCGGCTACAGATATATTTCAAACAGCCCGTTCATCCTGATGGTGGTCAAGCAAAAAAAAGAGGTTATGGAGACATGGCTCAATACCCGGATGGTGCTGATATGGTTTCTTTGTATCAGTATAACAATTATACTGATAGTAACTTTGAGCATAACCACCCACCTGGTAAACCGGATACATTTAGCCGACACAAAACGAGTCATGACATTGCATCAGGTGGAATTCACCAACAGGTTGGCGTCCATCGGACGGCTGGCGGCAGGTGTTGCCCATGAGATCAACAATCCCCTCGCTATTATCAATGAAAAGGCAGGGCTCATTAAAGATCTTTTCAAAATAAAAAAAGAATACCAAAATGATGAAAAGATCATCGGACTTATAGACTCAGTGCTATCTTCTGTGAAGCGAGCCGGTACTATCACAAAACGCCTATTGAACTTCGCTCGGCACATGGATGTAAGTATTGAAACCATCAACCTGAAAAAAGTTATATCTGATGTACTTGGATTTTTGGGCAAAGAAGCCGAATACCGGAGCATAACAGTTAATTTACATGTAGCTGATGATATCCCCCTCTTTACAAATGATCGTGGCAAACTACAGCAAATTTTCCTTAACCTTATCAACAATGCCTTTGCCGCCATGAATGACGGTGGGCACCTGGATATATTGGCAAAGAAAAAAAAGGATAAATATGTTGAAATAAAAGTTTCTGACGATGGATGCGGCATACCCGAATCACTCCGGCATCTTGTTTTTGAGCCTTTTTTTTCAACTAAGCAAAAAAAAGGAACAGGTCTTGGTTTAACTATAACCCATCGCCTTGTTCACGAAATCGGTGGTAAAATCGCCTTGGAAAGTGTAGCCGGCAAAGGAACGACCTTTACGATAACATTACCTCTTAACACTAAGAAAAATGAGGATTGA
- a CDS encoding response regulator — MKILLVDDEEELVSALAERLGIRGIDAEWVISGEEALLRVKDGKFDLAVLDVKLPKLGGRKLKKILQEKCPDMKYIFMTGHGSEDDFQSISNEVGKEYYLFKPVDIDDLIKKIKEALHSH; from the coding sequence ATGAAAATATTATTGGTAGATGACGAAGAAGAACTGGTCTCGGCTCTGGCAGAACGTTTAGGAATCAGGGGAATAGACGCGGAGTGGGTTATCTCAGGGGAGGAAGCTCTTTTGCGGGTGAAAGATGGAAAATTTGATCTTGCCGTGCTGGACGTAAAGCTACCCAAATTAGGCGGACGTAAACTAAAAAAGATATTACAGGAAAAATGCCCTGACATGAAATATATTTTCATGACGGGACACGGGTCGGAAGATGATTTCCAGTCCATTTCGAATGAAGTAGGCAAAGAGTACTACCTGTTTAAGCCGGTCGATATTGACGACCTTATCAAAAAAATAAAAGAGGCTCTACATAGTCACTGA
- a CDS encoding HAMP domain-containing histidine kinase: protein MNSDINIIGESGLQFFGKISASISHEINNVLAIINENAGLLDDFTIMADKGMPIDPKRLKNVASKILVQIRRADEIVRNMNTFSHTIDQIKADLDLRETVEFVVTLSHRFASMRGITIEIKPPENIVIISTAAFFLENLIWLCLDFAMNITGSAKTISILIEETGSGGRIRFAGLEGLTSELADTFPSDRETALLGMLKSELTVSAEEKELILYLPKLHNL, encoded by the coding sequence ATGAATTCTGATATCAACATAATTGGCGAGTCAGGCCTTCAGTTTTTTGGAAAAATATCAGCTTCGATCTCACATGAAATCAACAATGTTCTGGCCATTATCAATGAAAATGCCGGGCTTTTAGACGATTTTACTATCATGGCTGATAAAGGAATGCCGATTGACCCGAAGCGCCTGAAAAATGTAGCATCAAAAATATTGGTACAAATACGTCGGGCAGATGAAATTGTTCGAAATATGAACACCTTCTCCCACACTATTGATCAAATAAAAGCAGATCTTGATTTGCGGGAAACCGTTGAATTTGTGGTCACTCTCTCCCACAGGTTTGCCTCCATGCGCGGCATTACAATTGAAATTAAGCCACCTGAAAATATAGTAATAATCAGCACGGCAGCTTTTTTTCTGGAAAACCTGATATGGCTTTGTCTTGATTTCGCTATGAACATAACCGGTTCGGCCAAGACAATCAGCATACTTATCGAAGAAACAGGTTCAGGCGGCCGGATTCGATTTGCCGGGCTTGAAGGTTTGACATCAGAGCTTGCGGATACTTTTCCTTCCGACCGGGAAACAGCCCTGCTTGGTATGCTTAAATCTGAACTGACAGTCAGCGCCGAAGAAAAAGAGCTTATCCTATATTTGCCAAAACTGCATAATCTTTGA